A stretch of Desulfitobacterium dichloroeliminans LMG P-21439 DNA encodes these proteins:
- a CDS encoding TetR/AcrR family transcriptional regulator — protein sequence MAKEEKRLEILKAALKVISEMGFEGAKMEDIAKGAGVGKGTIYEYFESKNTLFTEMVHSCTKLFQDGLADTLADGKNLEEKIRNLSAHNAHFIASHALLFNAPVAHQSFPEETKEQIKKDWNAFFATIEEEVGKAMLSQEIRSDLDPEMITAIIIGGLNQYSVKKLFGDNLTPEEINHAGIAQLMIAGLKQ from the coding sequence GTGGCAAAAGAAGAAAAAAGGTTAGAAATCCTCAAGGCTGCCCTTAAAGTCATCTCGGAGATGGGCTTTGAAGGGGCTAAGATGGAGGATATAGCAAAAGGAGCAGGAGTCGGCAAAGGCACGATTTATGAGTATTTTGAGAGCAAGAATACTTTATTTACAGAGATGGTCCATAGTTGCACTAAGCTATTTCAAGATGGATTAGCGGACACTTTGGCAGATGGAAAAAACCTCGAAGAGAAAATTCGCAATCTATCCGCACATAATGCACATTTTATCGCATCTCATGCCTTACTCTTCAATGCGCCCGTGGCCCATCAATCCTTTCCGGAAGAAACCAAGGAACAGATCAAGAAGGATTGGAATGCTTTTTTCGCGACCATCGAGGAAGAAGTTGGCAAGGCCATGCTATCCCAAGAGATTCGCTCAGACCTCGATCCAGAGATGATTACAGCCATAATTATTGGTGGCTTGAATCAATACTCCGTGAAAAAACTCTTCGGAGATAACTTAACTCCTGAGGAAATCAATCATGCTGGAATTGCCCAATTGATGATTGCAGGGCTTAAACAGTAG
- a CDS encoding efflux RND transporter permease subunit yields the protein MKLAETSVKRPVTIIMTVLIVILLGTVSLSRLPIDLFPEFELPMAIVMTDYSGVGPQEIEKLITNPIEGVVSSVENIDSVTSTTTQGSSIIMVNFKTGTDMNFATLQMREKIDMIKFALPEGASSPMVLKLDISMMPIMQLTMTSESADLAQLQALAEDDVKPRIERVKGVASVSISGGYENEIKISTHQEKMQGYGLSISALAGVLGAENLNSPAGEVQKGNQDLTIRTTGEFQSLEEIENLLIPLNTGGQVRLKDIADVELGHTELAGVSRTNGVQSVSISVQKQSGTNTVAVAEDIAQAINELKGEYPDLSLDVVYDESVYIQQTIDTVSREALLGGLLAIVILFIFFHNLRTTFITATAIPIAVMATFACLYFLDVTINMMTLGGLSLAMGRLVDDNIVALENIYRYRQAGHSKVEAAIKGVSEVGMAITASTLTTVAVFLPIVFVEGLTATLFRDLALTVGVSLGASLLVSLTLVPALSAKIMKVGEIPEGRTGLKGLFDRFGRGFDNGFSRVEKSYRRFLHYALGHRKTIVIGSVLIFILSGATTFFVGAEFMPASDAGQLTVNVKLPDGAQLEDTDAVIAEVEKQLEGISEVQTAFTQVGSGGLNTFGSASGNSGSVMIQLIPLAERNRSVTDVAEELRALTKDIPGAEIDVAITDMMSMGTSSPISIAIKGDELDQLEVVATDIQAMVASVEGTREVKTSMGEGIPEVQVAIDRERASKYGLTAYQIANGLKGTLSGTTATQYRYEGKEINVVISGDETFKQSIANLEQTPITTPLGISVPLSQIAEVSIERGPTAIEREDQARVVRVTSDIVGSDLAGITSAIQTKLDGYQLPNGYVYEMGGENEEMMQSFADLAMALVLAIVLVYMILAAQFESLIHPFTIIFSLPMGFSGGMLGLFITGSSISVPAFIGLILLTGIVVSNAIVLVDYINKRLEMGDTREEAIENAGPVRLRPIIMTSLTTALGLIPMALGMGEGSETMAPMAVVVVFGLTLSTVSTLILVPVIYTMNDDFKNFLKRKGKRKAKGVPSMPTEVQA from the coding sequence TTGAAACTAGCGGAAACCTCCGTCAAGCGCCCTGTCACCATTATTATGACGGTTCTAATCGTGATTCTCTTAGGGACCGTTTCCTTGTCACGTCTTCCTATTGACCTTTTCCCGGAGTTTGAGCTACCTATGGCCATTGTCATGACGGATTATTCGGGAGTTGGTCCTCAAGAAATTGAAAAGCTGATTACCAATCCCATTGAAGGTGTCGTCTCCTCCGTGGAAAATATTGACTCGGTAACCTCTACCACTACGCAAGGGTCCTCCATCATTATGGTTAATTTTAAAACGGGCACCGATATGAACTTTGCCACTCTGCAGATGCGCGAAAAGATTGATATGATCAAGTTTGCCTTGCCGGAAGGGGCCAGCTCCCCCATGGTTCTGAAACTTGACATCTCCATGATGCCTATCATGCAGCTCACCATGACCTCCGAGAGTGCAGATTTAGCGCAGCTGCAAGCCTTGGCTGAAGATGACGTCAAACCGCGTATTGAACGGGTTAAGGGGGTTGCCTCCGTCTCGATCAGTGGCGGTTATGAAAATGAAATAAAAATTTCAACCCACCAAGAGAAAATGCAGGGCTATGGGCTCAGCATCAGCGCCTTGGCCGGTGTCCTTGGGGCGGAGAACCTCAACTCTCCAGCAGGGGAAGTCCAAAAAGGAAATCAGGATCTTACCATTCGTACCACGGGAGAATTCCAATCTCTAGAAGAGATTGAAAATCTCCTCATCCCCCTGAACACAGGAGGACAGGTTCGCTTGAAGGATATTGCTGATGTCGAACTCGGACATACCGAATTGGCTGGAGTTTCTCGCACCAATGGGGTACAAAGCGTTAGCATTTCCGTTCAAAAGCAATCAGGAACGAACACCGTCGCGGTGGCTGAGGATATTGCTCAGGCCATTAATGAATTAAAGGGCGAATACCCAGACCTGTCCCTGGATGTAGTATACGATGAATCGGTGTATATCCAACAAACTATCGATACCGTGTCTCGTGAAGCACTTCTTGGCGGCCTTTTAGCTATCGTCATCCTCTTTATCTTTTTCCATAATCTACGTACCACCTTTATTACCGCAACCGCCATTCCGATTGCCGTCATGGCAACCTTTGCTTGTCTTTACTTCTTGGATGTCACCATTAACATGATGACCTTAGGTGGCCTGAGTTTGGCCATGGGGCGTCTAGTCGATGATAATATCGTGGCCCTAGAGAACATTTACCGCTACCGACAAGCGGGGCACTCGAAAGTTGAAGCTGCCATTAAAGGGGTCTCGGAAGTCGGCATGGCCATTACCGCCTCGACGCTCACTACAGTCGCGGTATTCTTGCCCATCGTCTTTGTAGAAGGATTAACCGCAACTCTCTTCCGGGATTTAGCACTCACCGTAGGTGTTTCCTTAGGAGCGTCCCTACTCGTTTCCTTAACCTTGGTCCCCGCTTTATCCGCCAAGATTATGAAAGTCGGCGAAATCCCGGAAGGCCGCACCGGTCTCAAAGGGCTCTTTGATCGATTTGGCAGAGGCTTTGACAACGGATTCAGCAGAGTGGAAAAAAGCTATCGACGCTTCTTACATTATGCACTCGGCCATCGTAAAACCATTGTCATCGGATCGGTTTTGATTTTTATCCTCTCCGGGGCAACGACCTTTTTCGTCGGAGCGGAATTTATGCCCGCTTCCGACGCCGGACAGCTTACGGTCAATGTTAAGCTGCCGGATGGAGCTCAACTAGAAGATACGGATGCCGTCATTGCCGAAGTTGAAAAGCAATTGGAAGGAATCAGCGAGGTTCAAACGGCCTTCACCCAAGTCGGCTCAGGCGGTCTCAATACCTTCGGAAGTGCTTCCGGAAATTCGGGATCGGTCATGATTCAGTTGATTCCCCTTGCCGAACGAAATCGCAGCGTCACGGATGTAGCTGAGGAGCTGCGGGCCTTGACGAAGGATATTCCCGGTGCCGAGATCGATGTCGCCATTACTGATATGATGTCCATGGGAACGTCCTCTCCTATTAGTATCGCTATCAAAGGAGATGAGCTTGACCAACTGGAAGTGGTTGCCACAGATATTCAAGCCATGGTAGCTTCTGTGGAAGGCACCCGGGAAGTCAAGACCAGTATGGGCGAAGGGATTCCCGAGGTTCAAGTCGCCATTGACAGAGAAAGAGCCTCCAAGTATGGTCTTACAGCGTATCAAATCGCCAACGGACTAAAAGGGACCCTCTCGGGAACTACGGCTACCCAATATCGCTACGAAGGAAAAGAAATTAACGTCGTCATCTCAGGCGATGAGACCTTCAAACAGTCCATTGCCAACTTAGAGCAAACGCCTATTACAACCCCTCTGGGTATTAGCGTACCCTTAAGCCAGATTGCTGAAGTCAGCATCGAACGCGGACCCACGGCTATTGAACGGGAAGACCAAGCTCGTGTCGTGCGAGTCACCAGTGATATTGTAGGTAGCGATTTGGCTGGTATCACCAGCGCTATTCAAACTAAGCTGGATGGCTACCAACTTCCCAATGGCTATGTCTATGAAATGGGCGGAGAAAACGAAGAGATGATGCAATCCTTCGCAGATTTAGCTATGGCTCTAGTCCTGGCTATTGTCCTCGTCTACATGATTCTGGCCGCCCAGTTTGAGTCCTTGATCCATCCCTTTACGATTATTTTCTCCCTACCCATGGGCTTCTCAGGAGGAATGCTCGGACTCTTTATTACCGGTAGCTCAATCAGCGTTCCAGCCTTTATCGGGCTCATTCTTTTGACGGGTATCGTGGTCAGTAATGCCATCGTTCTAGTGGACTATATCAACAAACGCCTAGAGATGGGCGATACTCGCGAAGAAGCCATTGAAAACGCCGGTCCTGTTCGTTTGCGTCCCATCATCATGACCTCATTGACCACAGCTCTAGGCCTGATACCTATGGCCCTAGGCATGGGAGAGGGCTCAGAGACCATGGCACCCATGGCCGTTGTGGTAGTCTTTGGTCTAACCCTATCCACTGTCTCAACACTCATTCTCGTGCCAGTAATCTACACCATGAACGACGACTTCAAAAACTTCTTAAAACGCAAAGGCAAACGCAAAGCGAAAGGCGTACCCTCTATGCCGACTGAAGTTCAAGCATAA
- a CDS encoding FadR/GntR family transcriptional regulator produces the protein MDIRPIKSKRTTEIILEQIKGLIVKGELCAGDRLLTENELAERFEVSRTSVREALAALSLTGILEIRQGGGIFVKANASNAIIEPLTFILLLEKDKLQNILEVRKALEVEAAGLAAQRRKEEDLAILKELIEQMEADLPEAKNSEALDLKFHLTLAKATDNPLLDRMMNTVQEIMGQTLQVTRALWMSATAGTTARLLEDHRSIYETIRDQNADLARRLTYEHLRKVEMEFSKYKDEDEE, from the coding sequence ATGGATATTCGACCCATTAAGAGTAAACGCACCACGGAAATCATTTTAGAGCAGATTAAGGGCCTAATTGTGAAGGGGGAACTCTGTGCCGGTGATCGCCTTCTTACCGAGAACGAGCTTGCTGAGCGCTTCGAAGTCTCGCGCACCTCAGTACGCGAAGCATTAGCTGCTCTTAGCTTAACCGGTATTCTAGAGATTCGCCAAGGCGGGGGCATTTTTGTGAAAGCTAATGCTTCCAACGCCATTATTGAACCCCTGACTTTTATTCTCCTTTTGGAAAAAGATAAACTGCAGAATATTCTCGAGGTTCGTAAGGCTTTAGAGGTGGAAGCTGCCGGTTTAGCGGCTCAGCGCCGCAAGGAAGAGGACCTAGCTATTCTCAAAGAACTCATCGAACAGATGGAGGCGGACCTGCCTGAAGCCAAAAATAGTGAAGCACTTGATCTCAAATTCCATCTGACCTTAGCCAAGGCCACCGATAATCCCCTTCTCGATCGAATGATGAATACTGTACAGGAGATTATGGGGCAGACGTTGCAAGTGACTCGTGCTCTGTGGATGTCGGCTACAGCGGGAACTACCGCTCGTCTCTTAGAGGATCACCGCAGTATCTATGAGACGATTCGTGATCAGAATGCTGATCTGGCTCGCCGCTTGACCTATGAGCATCTGCGGAAGGTTGAGATGGAGTTTAGTAAGTATAAGGATGAGGATGAGGAATAA
- a CDS encoding efflux RND transporter periplasmic adaptor subunit, protein MKLRFRVLSYVLVLGLNLTSAGCSPQASATVAEEESYVPVEIQSAASKTLVESAVFSGKVTSDQEVSLIPKMPGEVSSISVKVGDQVQAGQALFAMDTSDLQASVDSASIGVRSAEINYAMTKDSADTAKANLERQKALFEAGAISKVQMEGVESQAAAAENSLALVEVQMEQAKNGLAQAQKAINDMTVTAPVAGTISAINVVVGQMASQAMAAVTITQMDALYVSLSVPENIVNNLKVGQVSNIIINSAGEKELKGTLTSLAPAANPQTNLYPVEVTIDNPANLVKPGMFAKVEIPIETKVNVLALQSEAVVLKNGESVVFVVEEERAVAKKVTPGLDTGAEVEILEGLQVGEQVIIKGQTLVEHGSKVKVVGGNES, encoded by the coding sequence ATGAAGCTAAGGTTTCGCGTATTATCTTATGTACTAGTACTTGGTTTAAACCTAACGAGTGCGGGGTGTAGCCCCCAAGCGTCCGCTACAGTGGCGGAAGAGGAATCCTATGTACCTGTTGAAATCCAATCTGCAGCATCGAAAACCTTGGTAGAGAGTGCCGTGTTCAGCGGTAAAGTGACCTCCGACCAAGAAGTATCCCTTATCCCTAAAATGCCAGGTGAAGTGTCAAGCATCAGTGTCAAAGTTGGAGACCAAGTTCAAGCTGGGCAAGCGCTTTTCGCAATGGATACCAGTGACTTGCAAGCATCTGTAGATTCAGCATCCATTGGGGTGCGCAGTGCCGAGATCAATTATGCAATGACGAAGGATTCTGCAGACACCGCCAAAGCGAATTTGGAACGTCAGAAGGCTCTCTTCGAAGCAGGTGCTATTTCCAAGGTCCAGATGGAAGGCGTAGAAAGCCAAGCAGCTGCCGCGGAAAATTCCTTAGCATTAGTAGAGGTCCAGATGGAACAAGCCAAGAACGGTTTAGCTCAAGCTCAAAAGGCCATCAACGATATGACGGTGACTGCACCAGTGGCTGGCACCATCTCGGCGATCAATGTGGTTGTCGGACAAATGGCTTCGCAAGCTATGGCCGCCGTGACCATCACCCAGATGGATGCCCTTTACGTATCCTTGAGCGTACCTGAGAATATCGTCAATAACCTCAAAGTTGGGCAAGTATCTAACATCATCATTAATTCAGCAGGGGAAAAAGAGCTCAAAGGAACCTTGACCAGCCTTGCACCCGCCGCAAATCCCCAGACAAATCTTTACCCGGTCGAAGTGACTATTGACAACCCCGCCAACCTGGTCAAGCCGGGCATGTTCGCCAAAGTTGAGATTCCCATCGAGACCAAAGTGAATGTCCTCGCTCTCCAAAGTGAAGCAGTGGTTTTGAAAAACGGCGAATCTGTTGTCTTTGTGGTTGAAGAAGAGCGTGCTGTCGCTAAAAAAGTGACCCCCGGTCTGGATACGGGAGCTGAGGTGGAGATCCTCGAAGGACTGCAAGTTGGAGAACAAGTCATTATTAAAGGGCAAACCTTGGTTGAGCACGGAAGTAAAGTCAAGGTGGTAGGGGGTAATGAATCTTGA